In Nostoc sp. GT001, a genomic segment contains:
- a CDS encoding SufE family protein: MSSTLDSLPPALAKIVQRFQRASEPKRRYEQLIWYAQKLNEFPEAEKLPENKVPGCVSQVFITAALDDGKVVFQGESDSQLTKGLVGLLVEGLHGLTPTEIVQLTPDFIQETGLNVSLTPSRANGFYNIFKTMQKKALECKLDLPN; encoded by the coding sequence ATGTCCTCAACTCTAGATTCTTTGCCACCTGCGCTCGCTAAAATTGTCCAGCGCTTTCAACGCGCTTCCGAACCGAAGCGACGCTACGAACAGCTAATCTGGTATGCTCAGAAGCTCAATGAGTTTCCAGAAGCGGAGAAATTACCCGAAAATAAAGTTCCTGGTTGCGTGTCTCAAGTTTTTATCACCGCAGCTTTGGATGACGGTAAAGTTGTGTTTCAGGGCGAGTCTGATTCCCAGTTAACCAAAGGTTTAGTAGGTCTTCTCGTTGAAGGATTGCATGGACTAACGCCAACTGAGATTGTCCAACTTACCCCAGATTTTATTCAAGAAACAGGTTTAAACGTTAGCCTGACACCTTCCCGTGCGAATGGATTTTACAATATTTTTAAAACTATGCAAAAAAAAGCATTGGAATGTAAGTTAGATTTGCCTAACTAA